A stretch of the Anaeromyxobacter sp. genome encodes the following:
- a CDS encoding 1,4-dihydroxy-6-naphthoate synthase gives MKLTLGISPCPNDTFIFDALVNGPVAAEGLELEVVHEDVQTLNEWALEGRLDVTKLSYGVLPRVAHRYALLEAGGALGEGVGPLLVARPGAAAFDPATARVAIPGRDTTAHLLFSLAYPAAAHKVFQVFSSIEAAVLSGEVDAGVLIHEGRFTYAARGLARVLDLGEHWQRVTGAPIPLGGIVARRTLDLTVRRRVDAAVRRSLEHARARGSGLSAYVRGHAQELDEAVMRQHVDLYVNGYSLGLGEAGRRAVARLLTVWAQVNPGQPAPPDVFSEPAGAPTP, from the coding sequence ATGAAGCTCACCCTCGGCATCTCGCCCTGCCCCAACGACACCTTCATCTTCGACGCCCTGGTGAACGGGCCGGTGGCAGCCGAGGGGCTCGAGCTCGAGGTGGTCCACGAGGACGTGCAGACGCTCAACGAGTGGGCGCTCGAGGGGCGGCTCGACGTCACCAAGCTCTCCTACGGGGTCCTGCCCAGGGTGGCCCACCGCTACGCGCTGCTGGAGGCGGGCGGCGCGCTCGGCGAGGGGGTGGGGCCGCTCCTGGTGGCGCGCCCTGGCGCCGCCGCCTTCGATCCGGCCACCGCCCGCGTGGCCATCCCGGGGCGGGACACCACCGCCCACCTGCTCTTCTCCCTGGCCTACCCGGCGGCGGCCCACAAGGTCTTCCAGGTCTTCTCCTCCATCGAGGCGGCGGTCCTCTCCGGCGAGGTGGACGCCGGCGTCCTCATCCACGAGGGGCGCTTCACCTACGCGGCGCGCGGCCTGGCCAGGGTGCTGGACCTGGGGGAGCACTGGCAGCGCGTCACCGGCGCCCCCATCCCGCTGGGCGGCATCGTGGCGCGGCGCACCCTCGACCTCACGGTGCGCCGGCGGGTGGACGCGGCGGTGCGCCGCAGCCTGGAGCACGCCCGGGCCCGGGGCTCCGGCCTCTCCGCCTACGTGCGGGGCCACGCCCAGGAGCTGGACGAGGCGGTCATGCGGCAGCACGTGGACCTCTACGTCAACGGCTACTCGCTGGGGCTCGGCGAGGCGGGCCGGCGGGCCGTGGCGCGGCTGCTCACGGTCTGGGCGCAGGTCAACCCGGGCCAGCCCGCGCCGCCGGACGTCTTCTCCGAGCCCGCCGGCGCGCCCACGCCCTGA
- a CDS encoding ABC transporter ATP-binding protein — protein MPGPPWPDPIVAVADAHFAYGARPAVDGVTFTAREGEFVGLLGPNGAGKSTLIRLVAGLLAPSAGTVRLAGLDPHAAPRRLVAQVCALVPQEPRLDWPFTVREAVMMGRAAHQGLLAIPGRYDTGAVEGALAACDLGHLAGRRVDALSGGERRRVFFARALAQEPRVLLLDEPTAFLDLAHQVAAMQMARVAARGGLCVVAVLHDLNQAAAACDRLVVMGAGKVVAEGPPAEVLTAERVRQVWGVPVWRGQNGATGAPVVLPTGGTGTPGR, from the coding sequence CTGCCCGGCCCGCCCTGGCCCGACCCCATCGTGGCGGTGGCGGACGCCCACTTCGCCTACGGCGCGCGCCCGGCCGTCGACGGCGTCACCTTCACCGCCCGCGAGGGCGAGTTCGTCGGCCTGCTCGGCCCCAACGGCGCCGGCAAGTCGACCCTGATCCGGCTGGTGGCGGGCCTGCTGGCCCCCTCGGCCGGCACGGTGCGGCTGGCCGGCCTCGACCCGCACGCCGCGCCGCGCCGCCTGGTGGCGCAGGTCTGCGCCCTGGTCCCGCAGGAGCCGCGCCTCGACTGGCCGTTCACCGTCCGCGAGGCGGTGATGATGGGGCGGGCGGCGCACCAGGGGCTGCTGGCCATCCCGGGCCGGTACGACACCGGCGCGGTGGAGGGGGCGCTGGCCGCCTGCGACCTGGGTCACCTGGCCGGTCGGCGGGTCGACGCGCTCTCCGGCGGCGAGCGGCGGCGGGTCTTCTTCGCCCGGGCGCTGGCGCAGGAGCCGCGGGTGCTGCTGCTCGACGAGCCGACCGCCTTCCTGGACCTGGCCCACCAGGTGGCCGCCATGCAGATGGCCCGGGTGGCGGCCCGCGGCGGCCTGTGCGTGGTGGCGGTGCTGCACGACCTCAACCAGGCCGCCGCCGCCTGCGACCGGCTGGTGGTGATGGGCGCCGGGAAGGTGGTGGCCGAGGGGCCGCCGGCCGAGGTGCTGACGGCCGAGCGGGTCCGGCAGGTCTGGGGCGTGCCGGTGTGGCGCGGGCAGAACGGCGCCACCGGCGCGCCGGTGGTGCTGCCCACCGGCGGGACCGGGACGCCGGGCCGCTGA
- a CDS encoding iron ABC transporter permease gives MTGLGRGRLLLALGLGLSAIAGAVALSCLLGPQPVSLADALAGVEPHRAIVLGLRLPRALLAALVGFALAAAGTALQALLRNPLAEPFVLGVSGGAALGGALVLLASVGLAGVAGPAGALLGSAPPVVLGAVLGAILSTLLVFGLGRIGGRLVPEAALLVGIVFNAFVAGVITLLKMLVPPEQAARLLYWLMGAIGYEPPGTLLVGALVILASVGTLGLLSARLNLLTLGDEEAATLGVDVRRVRTQVFFAASAATGAAVALAGLVGFVGLIVPHLVRRVVGPDHRLLLPASALFGAAFLTLADALARLAFLPLGTEPPVGAVTAFVGGPFFLWLLRRSTRREAEALP, from the coding sequence GTGACCGGCCTCGGCCGCGGCCGGCTGCTGCTGGCGCTGGGCCTGGGCCTCTCGGCCATCGCCGGCGCGGTGGCCCTCTCGTGCCTGCTCGGCCCGCAGCCGGTGTCGCTGGCCGACGCCCTGGCCGGGGTGGAGCCCCACCGCGCCATCGTGCTCGGCCTGCGCCTGCCGCGCGCCCTGCTGGCGGCGCTGGTGGGCTTCGCCCTGGCGGCGGCCGGCACCGCGCTGCAGGCGCTGCTGCGCAACCCGCTGGCCGAGCCCTTCGTGCTGGGCGTCTCCGGCGGCGCGGCGCTGGGCGGGGCGCTGGTGCTGCTGGCGTCGGTGGGGCTGGCCGGCGTGGCCGGGCCGGCCGGCGCCCTGCTCGGCTCGGCGCCGCCGGTGGTGCTGGGCGCGGTGCTGGGGGCCATCCTCTCCACCCTGCTGGTCTTCGGCCTGGGGCGCATCGGCGGGCGGCTGGTGCCGGAGGCGGCGCTGCTGGTGGGCATCGTCTTCAACGCCTTCGTGGCCGGCGTCATCACGCTGCTCAAGATGCTGGTCCCGCCGGAGCAGGCCGCCCGGCTGCTCTACTGGCTGATGGGCGCCATCGGCTACGAGCCGCCCGGCACGCTGCTGGTCGGCGCGCTGGTCATCCTGGCCTCGGTGGGGACCCTCGGGCTGCTCTCGGCGCGCCTCAACCTGCTCACCCTGGGCGACGAGGAGGCGGCCACGCTGGGGGTGGACGTGCGCCGGGTGCGGACCCAGGTCTTCTTCGCCGCCTCGGCCGCCACCGGCGCGGCGGTGGCGCTGGCCGGCCTGGTGGGCTTCGTGGGGCTGATCGTGCCGCACCTGGTGCGGCGGGTGGTGGGCCCGGACCACCGCCTCCTCCTGCCCGCCTCGGCCCTCTTCGGCGCCGCCTTCCTCACGCTGGCCGACGCCCTGGCCCGCCTGGCCTTCCTGCCGCTCGGCACCGAGCCGCCGGTGGGCGCCGTCACCGCCTTCGTGGGCGGGCCCTTCTTCCTGTGGCTGCTGCGCCGCTCCACCCGCCGCGAGGCCGAGGCGCTGCCGTGA
- a CDS encoding ABC transporter substrate-binding protein, protein MRGAPATATATPTPTPTPTSTPAALSSSGRGASQGGAIWIGAPPRRPARRIITLAPSLTDVLVALGATGRVVGVTRVDRAPEVAGLPRVGGFLDPNPEIILGLQPDLVLWVTDGGALAAVRRLAELADGAFPILAIPIITVADVSAAARLTGEAIGDPAGGAALADRLDAAVERLRGRAAGLPRKRVLFVVGRDPLVVAGPGSFPDELLRLAGCDNAVGGVRPWPVYPVELAVGVNPDLVIDAALDEPPEGLARLAAVPAVRAGRVVRLSSDALLRAGPKMIAALDELFLALHPEAGR, encoded by the coding sequence GTGAGGGGCGCCCCCGCGACCGCGACCGCGACCCCGACCCCGACCCCGACCCCAACCTCGACCCCCGCCGCCCTGTCCTCCTCCGGCCGCGGGGCCTCGCAGGGCGGCGCCATCTGGATCGGGGCGCCGCCGCGCCGCCCGGCCCGCCGCATCATCACCCTGGCCCCCAGCCTCACCGACGTGCTGGTGGCGCTCGGCGCCACCGGCCGGGTGGTGGGCGTGACCCGCGTGGACCGCGCCCCCGAGGTGGCGGGGCTGCCACGGGTGGGCGGCTTCCTGGACCCCAACCCGGAGATCATCCTGGGCCTGCAGCCGGACCTGGTGCTGTGGGTCACCGACGGCGGCGCCCTGGCCGCCGTGCGCCGGCTGGCCGAGCTGGCCGACGGGGCCTTCCCCATCCTGGCCATCCCCATCATCACCGTGGCCGACGTCTCGGCGGCGGCCCGGCTGACCGGCGAGGCCATCGGCGACCCGGCCGGCGGCGCGGCGCTGGCGGACCGGCTGGACGCCGCGGTCGAGCGGCTGCGCGGCCGCGCCGCCGGGCTTCCGCGCAAGCGGGTGCTCTTCGTGGTGGGGCGCGATCCCCTGGTGGTGGCCGGCCCCGGCAGCTTCCCGGACGAGCTGCTGCGGCTGGCCGGCTGCGACAACGCGGTGGGCGGGGTCCGCCCCTGGCCGGTCTACCCGGTGGAGCTGGCGGTGGGCGTGAACCCGGACCTGGTGATCGACGCCGCGCTCGACGAGCCCCCCGAGGGGCTGGCGCGCCTGGCCGCGGTGCCGGCGGTCCGGGCCGGTCGGGTGGTGCGGCTCTCCAGCGACGCCCTGCTGCGCGCCGGCCCGAAGATGATCGCGGCGCTCGACGAGCTCTTCCTGGCGCTGCACCCGGAGGCCGGGAGGTGA